The genomic DNA CCTCGGCGTAACGGGTATAAGAAAACTTTTGGGCAGGGGGTGGAAAGAGAAAGGAAACCTGAAAAGGCAGGGGGATGGATGCGTATAAGCAAGCTTGGGGTTATAACAAAACCTTGCTCCCTTCAAGGGGCTTGAAAAAAAATCCCCGCACGAAGGCGGGGATATGGTCTGCGATCCGGTGTTTTTTACTCGGTCATTTTCTTCAATCTGCTGCTGAGGGCAGGCTGGGTGATGCCGAGCAGCCTCGCCGCCATGGACTGGTTGCCCCGGGTCCGCGCTATGGCTTCTCTGACCAGAAGGTCGGCGGCCTCCCTCAGGGTCGGCAGACGCTCATGAAAGGTCAACAGGGGCCTTTCCTGGAAGGCGTCCTCGCTTACCGGATCCTTTCTGAAGATTCCCATGCTTTTTTTGAAAGATTCCATGGAAAGCGTGCGGCCCCTGTGCATACTCACGGCATTGAACACCATGGCCCGCAATTCACGGACGTTTCCGGGAAAAGGATAATTGGAAAGTAAAAGCGGGAGTTCCGATGGCGGGGTCGGCTTCTTCTTGTCCATCTCCCGGGCCGCCTCCGTCAGGAGATGGTCGAGGAGAATCGGAATATCCTCTTTCCTCTCTCGAAGGGGAGGAATTTCTATGCGATGGGTACAAAGCCTGAAATACAGATCCTTTCGAAACGCCCCGGTTTTCTGTTTCTGATCGAGATCGACGTTTGTCGCAACGACGATCCGGGCGTTGACCTTCTGAGGGGTATCACTGCCCAGGGGCATGAATTCCTTTTCCTGGATCAGGCGTAGCAGCTTGATTTGCGATACCGGGCTCAAATCACCGATTTCATCCAGAAAAAGGGTGCCGCTCGCCGCCTTCTCGATCATGCCGGCGCGAACATGGTCCGCTCCGGTGAAGGCCCCCTTCACATGCCCGAAAAGGGTGTCGGCAAAAACATTGTCGTCGAGACCGGCGATGTTGACGGGGACCCAGGGCTGTTGCGGCTGGCAGACATCATGGATGGCCCGGGCGATCAGCTCTTTGCCGACACCGCTTTCCCCAGTGATCAGGACCGGTTCGGAGCTGCAGGCAAGGGCTTCGATATATTGAAAGACGGAACGCATCTTTTCACTTTGGGAGACAATGCTTTTAAATGCCTCCGGGTGCCGCAGTTTTTTTTCCAGGATACCTTCCAGGTGGGCCTGAAATCTGGAGAGCTCCACCTCGGCTTTCTGGCGCTCGGCGATTTCCCGTTCAAGCCGGGCATTTTGTTCTTCGAGTTTGGTCTGCACCCTTCGAAGGGCCAGGTGGGTCCTGACCCTGGCCAGAACTTCCGCTGCCTGAAAAGGTTTGGAGATAAAATCGACCCCGCCGGCATCAAAGGCCTTGACCTTGTCGACAGTCTCCTCCAGGGCGCTGATGAAGATGACCGGCACGTCCCGGGTCCGTTCGTCTTCCTTCAGCAAGCGGCAGACTTCATAGCCGTCCATTCCCGGCATCATGATATCCAGGAGTACCAGATCCGGCGTGATGGTCCGAGCCGACATCAAGGCCAGACCGCCGCTTTTAGCCGGTCTCACATCGAAGCCGTCTTCGGTGAGAATCTCCGACAGGAGCTCAAGGTTTGGCGGAGTATCATCAACCACCAGAATATTCACCTTGGCCACGGACCTCTTGTTCTGGAGTCTTTTTTCTCTGCTCATGAATTTTTCACCAAGTTCAACAATATTTCGAATTGGTAATCACTCTCCAGTCGCCCCATGGCTTCACCCAGGTGCTCATCGAAGGTGCGGATGCGAGCGATGGCCTCGCGTATGGCCTGGACGTTCAGGGCGGTCAGGGCTTCTCTCAGCGACTCCCGATACTCCCGGGGGAGTTTGGCCAGGTCCCCTGGAACCAGTTCGGCGGGGACCGGTGCCGGGGCTGGGGGCATTCCGTCATCCGCGTAGCGGTACTCGATTCCCAGGAGTCTGCCGATGGCCTCGAAAAGGTCGCACTCCCTGTACGGCTTGCGGATGAACTCCTCAGCTCCGGTGGCCAGGATTTCCTCCTGGTCCTCGTCCAGGGCGCTTGCGCTGATCACGATGACCGGGGTTTTTTTTCCCCAACCCGTCTCCTTCAGGCGCCGCGTCGCCTCGTACCCGTCCATCACCGGCATCCTCATGTCCATCAACACCAGGTCGGGCCTCTCGGCCTCGCACAGGGCAAGCGCCTCCTGTCCGTTCGCCGCCTCCCGCGTCGCGAAGCCCACAAGGTTGAGCAGTTCCGCCACGAACCGCCGGCTTTCCTCCTTGTCGTCCACCACCAGAACGGTCCGGGGCCGGGCGTTCGGGGCAAGCGCGACCACCCGCCGGCATTCCCCGATCTTTTGAACCAGGTCCTCGCGGCTTTCCTCGACCCGGCAGGAGAAGGTGAATACGCTCCCCCTGGACGGCTCGCTGCGGGCGGTGAGGTCGCCCCCCATCAGGCGGGCGTACTCCCGGCTGATCTTCAGTCCCAACCCGGTGCCTCCCTTGCC from Desulfuromonas sp. TF includes the following:
- a CDS encoding sigma-54 dependent transcriptional regulator — its product is MSREKRLQNKRSVAKVNILVVDDTPPNLELLSEILTEDGFDVRPAKSGGLALMSARTITPDLVLLDIMMPGMDGYEVCRLLKEDERTRDVPVIFISALEETVDKVKAFDAGGVDFISKPFQAAEVLARVRTHLALRRVQTKLEEQNARLEREIAERQKAEVELSRFQAHLEGILEKKLRHPEAFKSIVSQSEKMRSVFQYIEALACSSEPVLITGESGVGKELIARAIHDVCQPQQPWVPVNIAGLDDNVFADTLFGHVKGAFTGADHVRAGMIEKAASGTLFLDEIGDLSPVSQIKLLRLIQEKEFMPLGSDTPQKVNARIVVATNVDLDQKQKTGAFRKDLYFRLCTHRIEIPPLRERKEDIPILLDHLLTEAAREMDKKKPTPPSELPLLLSNYPFPGNVRELRAMVFNAVSMHRGRTLSMESFKKSMGIFRKDPVSEDAFQERPLLTFHERLPTLREAADLLVREAIARTRGNQSMAARLLGITQPALSSRLKKMTE